The window GCGGTATTGATGGTTTTCGCTGCTTCGATCATTACATTTCCGGCCAAGTCTTCGCGTTGGTTCTGTTGGTACAAGAATGCTAATTCTTCCGTCAGACCTTGTTTCTTGGTTGCATTGGTTTCCTTCTCCATTTTGGCCATCAGTTCATCTGCTTTCACCTGAACCTCTTTCGGGATGGGAGCGGTTTTTGGAACCGGGGCTGCTTCGGCTTGTGGGGACTCGGTGGCAGGTGTGCCGACGGCCCGCGTTAATGGCGGATGATCATAATTGGCCTTACTCCACATTGTCACCCCAAAAAGAACGACCACCAACAAGGCACTGCCTACAACCCACAGGGTTCGCGTTTTTGGGGTAATGGCTGATGTTTCCGAGATGATGATGGGGGCCGTTCGCAGTGGTTGTGTGGGGGGAATGGTCTGAAAGAGGCCATTTTCTGATACAACTTCTGGCATGGGCGCACCGCAGAGATAACAAAAACGGGCTTCTGGACGGTTTTCGGCGCCACATTGATCACAAAAACGATTCTGAATGACGGGTTTGTTCACTGGAATCACGGGTTCCGGCGCTTGGGTGACAAGTTCATCCTCTATCACCCGGTTTTCAGACAGTTCAAAACCGCATAAATCACATTGTAGGGCATTTTCGGCGAGCCTTGCACCGCAAGCCGGACAAATCTGTATATCTTTGTTCATGGAGCCTTAAATTTTTTTGTATGTTAGCCCTTGCTAATGCTTTGATTTGGGAATTGGTTCCGTATAGACAACAAAGCCAAAGCAGAAATTCGGTATATCCATCCTAAATCCACATGCTTCCAATATAGTTTTAATGTTGCATACAGGATGAGTGTGATCTATACGAATCAATATAATTCAGTAAAAAACATGAAAAAAATCTTCTGGATATGGTTCATTTGGCCTGCGATATTAATTGCACAGACGGGGGAGTGGCAACAGAAGGTGGCCTATGAAATGGATATTCAAGTCTTTGCAAACAAACATCAACTCAAGGGATTTCAAAGACTTACGTACTTCAATAATAGTCCAGATACCTTGCATATGGTGTATTACCACTTGTACTTTAATGCCTTCCAGCCCAATTCGATGATGGCAGAACGCAATCGGCATTTGCCCGATCCAGACGGGCGCTTGGTTCCGAGAATCTTTAATCTGAAAGAAAATGAAATAGGGTGGCACAAAGTGGATGTACTTCGCCAGAATGGGGTTCCGGTTGCTTTCGAGGTCTATGATACGGTGATGAAGGTGAAGTTGAATAAGCCGATTTTTCCCGGCGAAACCACCGTTTTTGAGATGAATTTTCGGTCACAAATTCCTTTGCAAACACGGAGGAATGGGCGCGACTCTAACGAAGGCGTGGACTTTTCGATGAGCCAATGGTATCCTAAAATGGCGAATTATGATCAACGAGGTTGGTATGCCCGACCATATATCGGACGTGAGTTTTACGCACCTTTTGGGGTGTTTGATGTGAAAATAAAGATGCCTAAAGCCTATGTATTGGGCGGAACGGGCGAGGTGCAAAATCCGGATGAAGTAGGGCATGGCTATGGAGCCTCACAAGCTTCAGGAGACACCCTAAATTGGCATTTCAAGGCAGAAAATGTACACGATTTTGCGTGGGTTGCGGATACCAATTATGCACATGATACGGCCACCACGTCCGGTGGTAAAAAAATCCATGTCTTATACCTCAAACAAAACGTGCAAGCATGGGGCGGTATGAAGGAGGTGGCACCCAAGATTTTAGACAAGTTAAGTACGCTCTTTGGTGATTACGAGTACCCACAGTTTACTATTGCTCAGGCTGGTGATGGTGGAATGGAGTACCCAATGATCATTTTTATCACTGGGAGTAGAGGGTCTTTACAATCGCTTTTGGGGGTGACGATTCATGAAGGGGCGCACGAATGGTTTTATGGCATGATGGGATCGAACGAAATGGATTATGCGTGGATGGACGAAGGGTTTACTAGTTATGCTACGACCGAAGTTTCGGGGAAATTGCTACGTAACCAGGCGGATCCCAGTCATGCAGGTGCTTTTGGAGGGGTACTAATGGCGCGGAAATATGGGTTTTATGAACCTCTTAGCACGCCTTCCGATTGGTTTGAGACCAATAGTGGATACAGTACGGCGGCGTATTCTGGGGGACAAATGATGGCCGAAATGTTGGGATATGTAATTTCTCCCGAATTAAGGGATAAATGGTTTTTGGAATACTACAAAAAATTTCGCTTCCGTCATCCAGAACCACACGACTTGGAATTGCTGGCGGAAAAAATAAGCGGCTTGCAATTGGACTGGTTTTTTGATCAATGGACGTTGCGAAACTGGAAAAACGATTATGCGGTTAGCAAATTCTTGTATGAGAAAAAACAAGAAGGTTATGAAACGATCATAAAACTAAGGCGATTGGGCCGAGCCGCCATGCCGATAGACCTTCAAGTGGTCATGGAAGATGGTAGTAAC is drawn from Bacteroidetes Order II. bacterium and contains these coding sequences:
- a CDS encoding zinc ribbon domain-containing protein produces the protein MNKDIQICPACGARLAENALQCDLCGFELSENRVIEDELVTQAPEPVIPVNKPVIQNRFCDQCGAENRPEARFCYLCGAPMPEVVSENGLFQTIPPTQPLRTAPIIISETSAITPKTRTLWVVGSALLVVVLFGVTMWSKANYDHPPLTRAVGTPATESPQAEAAPVPKTAPIPKEVQVKADELMAKMEKETNATKKQGLTEELAFLYQQNQREDLAGNVMIEAAKTINTADIWAKAGHLWYDWMDKQPDPQARIDAAGKAIDAYEKSLAVKDNPDVRTDLGAAYLTYAITEAPKKDKAINPMKAIENTNKVLDQNPSHVQANFNKGVMLMTIGRNDNAKTQFEKVKSLSKPGEPAYQRAEAALQQMNGGVP
- a CDS encoding M1 family metallopeptidase, coding for MKKIFWIWFIWPAILIAQTGEWQQKVAYEMDIQVFANKHQLKGFQRLTYFNNSPDTLHMVYYHLYFNAFQPNSMMAERNRHLPDPDGRLVPRIFNLKENEIGWHKVDVLRQNGVPVAFEVYDTVMKVKLNKPIFPGETTVFEMNFRSQIPLQTRRNGRDSNEGVDFSMSQWYPKMANYDQRGWYARPYIGREFYAPFGVFDVKIKMPKAYVLGGTGEVQNPDEVGHGYGASQASGDTLNWHFKAENVHDFAWVADTNYAHDTATTSGGKKIHVLYLKQNVQAWGGMKEVAPKILDKLSTLFGDYEYPQFTIAQAGDGGMEYPMIIFITGSRGSLQSLLGVTIHEGAHEWFYGMMGSNEMDYAWMDEGFTSYATTEVSGKLLRNQADPSHAGAFGGVLMARKYGFYEPLSTPSDWFETNSGYSTAAYSGGQMMAEMLGYVISPELRDKWFLEYYKKFRFRHPEPHDLELLAEKISGLQLDWFFDQWTLRNWKNDYAVSKFLYEKKQEGYETIIKLRRLGRAAMPIDLQVVMEDGSNQWINIPLSEMMGHKPVPIDWKVFPAWGWTSPEYTVTITLPQKPLYAEIDPLALMLDENRLNNISKGKYAQVTTFMNPLQSYGNRYSRAWSLYPAYNSHMGIGFGAQLRGIAPFGDDLLNTQMTLYSSLGSYGYQINNLTDGLALLNYDFLYEKEWGERVGDWRAKLSFDSDQGIVEDRLFVTRNLTPFWDRKSPKRTLSVGFTHNDRIIEDAYPNEGPVWSDKNVLSGMVVYRSSKGDEFTEAFVEFGGGSIDQPQSINDHNSANRFVIKAQRRLAIGKQKSILARVQAGLGPRNLVPQKRFIAGSPDLENQWRSDAYRTLSSLSADSEVKAFAGVGPVSYKIGNNEGHYILAGSLLWEITPKSKSAWLVPLTAHVFAGMASVGNGILGDGGLALNYNLASLSSLKRWTGQSDVLSGMNLSLKFPFFATTPTQVDGKNRLAFRYVLGIEHPF